From the genome of Flavobacterium luteolum, one region includes:
- a CDS encoding serine hydrolase domain-containing protein, which produces MKNIGIKIIMVYLIFLGVKGYSQKKAKQSFDVKSNEVYIDSMMTNALEKGFFPGAQIIVGIGDSNLISKNYGYHDYTKKQLIKSDDVFDLASMSKVLGATLVTMRLVGDGKIKLTDQVGEIVPMYKNTAISDLTLFELLTHTSGLTPSITFYQALLSTPDNSPFLSNQKSEQYVEPFDNMFVNKNIIYDSKYLVFEPKENWVQIYKNMWLNPEFYPSVYERIAKANTNPRGKYLYSDLNLLLVKQMIETKTGKKLDQFTNEIYTELGISKIGYNPLKWTSIDNVMPTEVDNFFRKDTVKGYVHDEAAAIFGGVSGNAGLFANAESIAVICKMLMNNGNYKGKQILKANVVKEFTDSPLAKEGIYRGLGFDKRKPDEFFTKDDFGHTGFTGTFFFMNRSTNRFVIILTNRVNPTRTNRLMYKDDFSAKIWRQINK; this is translated from the coding sequence ATGAAAAATATTGGCATTAAAATTATAATGGTTTACTTGATTTTCTTGGGAGTAAAAGGCTATTCGCAGAAAAAGGCAAAGCAATCTTTTGATGTAAAAAGTAATGAAGTTTACATTGATTCGATGATGACAAATGCGCTGGAAAAAGGCTTTTTTCCAGGAGCGCAAATTATCGTGGGTATAGGAGATTCTAATCTGATATCTAAAAATTATGGTTATCATGATTATACGAAAAAGCAATTAATAAAATCAGATGACGTTTTTGATTTGGCTTCAATGTCTAAAGTTTTAGGGGCCACACTTGTAACAATGCGTTTGGTTGGAGATGGAAAAATTAAATTGACAGATCAAGTGGGCGAAATTGTTCCGATGTACAAAAATACAGCGATTTCCGATTTAACGCTTTTTGAATTGTTAACACATACTTCTGGATTAACGCCAAGTATCACTTTTTATCAAGCACTGCTTTCTACACCAGATAATTCGCCTTTTTTGAGCAATCAAAAATCAGAGCAATATGTTGAGCCTTTTGATAATATGTTTGTAAATAAAAACATCATTTACGATTCAAAATATTTGGTTTTTGAGCCAAAAGAAAATTGGGTTCAGATTTATAAAAACATGTGGCTCAATCCAGAATTTTATCCGTCGGTTTATGAAAGGATTGCCAAAGCAAATACAAATCCGAGAGGAAAATATTTGTATAGTGATTTAAATTTGCTTTTGGTGAAGCAAATGATTGAAACTAAAACAGGAAAAAAACTCGATCAGTTTACCAATGAAATTTATACTGAGTTAGGCATTTCAAAAATTGGATATAATCCGCTAAAATGGACTTCAATAGATAATGTGATGCCAACTGAAGTGGATAATTTCTTTAGAAAAGATACTGTAAAAGGTTATGTGCACGATGAGGCAGCGGCCATTTTTGGAGGTGTTTCTGGAAATGCAGGTTTATTTGCCAACGCAGAATCGATTGCCGTGATCTGCAAAATGCTCATGAACAACGGAAATTACAAAGGAAAACAGATTCTAAAAGCCAATGTCGTAAAAGAGTTTACGGATTCGCCGCTTGCCAAAGAAGGAATTTATCGCGGTTTAGGTTTTGATAAAAGAAAACCAGACGAGTTTTTTACAAAAGACGATTTTGGACATACAGGTTTTACAGGAACTTTTTTCTTTATGAATAGAAGCACAAACCGATTTGTAATCATTTTGACGAATCGAGTTAATCCAACAAGAACAAACAGATTAATGTACAAGGATGATTTTAGTGCTAAAATCTGGAGGCAAATTAATAAATAG
- a CDS encoding beta-N-acetylhexosaminidase, giving the protein MRKSILLLALFLSSLSIVQAQKLDIIPKPVSVQQSAGQFVFPSSLKIVVDKKLKNSADYISTSISKNTEIKPIVSIGKKHGKNNISFLVDKKLDLPNEGYQLEINEKGIFVKGKTDKGVLNGFQTLLQICSAKQVKKGALPFVKIEDYPRFDWRGMMLDCSRQFFDKQTVKNYIDWLAAHKMNVFHWHLTDDNGWRIEIKSLPDLTLKGAWRGPGEVLLPSYGSGDKRYGGFYTQEDIKEVVAYAADRGISVMPEIEIPGHSRAVTASYPEVGCAITQELKSVQGEVKNVWCVGREENYDLLDSIIREVSGLFPFEYIHVAGDEVNRANWEHCPKCQALMAKEGFTDSFQLQNYFFKRVQKIVDKYHKKTDGWNEILKGGEINPNTLISAWQGISYGIESAKKGYKTIMMPGQFTYYDMAQSETERGHRWAAITDTKRAYSFEPIPDTDLTPEEQKNIIGVQGALWSEYLDRPARIMEYQSYPRISALSEIGWSKKEDKNWDDFYGRLTNSHLKRLAEMGIAFRDFPPTAIYKNGTITVTPPYEGAVVRFDKDGNEPTRQSPLYTGPIQTKDYERYMSRVFFNEYSASPAVKAEKLPVANWNTSKAEVLTISENISDHVDKKGIWYLSFNPTDDGANGTIKNVSLFENDKLVQTYADEKALKSKPRLRFLIDNYKEKNTYRLDFTVENKEEKKSAANVKFICSPYQEPEVKVTSSMAENPKFPISNLQDYNEESYLRTDVACKDGDWILYTFTNPVTSSKIDVLTGIPHHPRFIINNGFVEFSYNGTDFIKGADFDYGNASIYPKQPVKAVRIQITGTNNDPLMASQDLKINP; this is encoded by the coding sequence ATGAGAAAAAGTATTCTTCTATTAGCCCTATTTCTAAGTTCACTTAGTATTGTACAAGCCCAAAAACTAGACATAATTCCAAAACCTGTATCGGTTCAGCAAAGTGCGGGACAGTTTGTTTTTCCTTCATCATTAAAAATTGTTGTAGACAAAAAACTAAAAAACAGCGCCGATTATATTTCAACAAGTATTTCAAAAAATACCGAAATTAAACCAATTGTTTCGATTGGAAAAAAACACGGAAAAAATAATATTTCATTTCTGGTTGACAAGAAATTGGATCTTCCGAACGAAGGATATCAATTGGAAATAAATGAAAAAGGGATTTTCGTAAAAGGAAAAACAGATAAAGGCGTATTAAACGGATTTCAGACTTTATTGCAAATTTGCTCTGCAAAACAAGTCAAAAAAGGCGCTCTTCCATTTGTGAAAATAGAAGATTATCCACGCTTTGATTGGCGCGGAATGATGTTGGATTGTTCGCGACAATTCTTCGACAAACAAACCGTAAAAAATTATATTGACTGGTTGGCTGCTCATAAAATGAATGTTTTTCACTGGCATTTAACTGACGATAACGGCTGGAGAATCGAAATCAAATCATTGCCAGATTTAACTTTAAAAGGTGCTTGGAGAGGTCCAGGCGAAGTTTTGCTTCCTTCTTATGGTTCAGGAGATAAACGTTACGGAGGGTTTTACACGCAAGAAGACATTAAAGAAGTCGTGGCTTATGCAGCAGATCGTGGCATTTCTGTAATGCCAGAAATTGAAATTCCGGGGCATTCGCGTGCGGTAACGGCTTCGTATCCAGAAGTGGGTTGCGCGATAACGCAGGAACTTAAAAGTGTTCAAGGAGAAGTGAAAAATGTTTGGTGTGTAGGACGTGAAGAAAATTATGATCTTCTGGATTCAATCATTAGAGAAGTATCTGGATTATTTCCTTTTGAATATATTCATGTTGCGGGAGACGAAGTCAATCGTGCCAATTGGGAACATTGCCCAAAATGTCAAGCTTTAATGGCAAAAGAAGGATTTACGGATAGTTTTCAGCTTCAGAATTATTTCTTTAAAAGAGTTCAGAAAATTGTAGACAAATACCATAAAAAAACAGACGGCTGGAATGAAATTCTGAAAGGCGGAGAAATCAATCCAAATACACTAATTTCTGCTTGGCAGGGAATTAGTTACGGAATTGAATCGGCAAAAAAAGGATATAAAACCATCATGATGCCAGGGCAATTTACATATTACGATATGGCACAATCTGAAACAGAACGTGGCCATCGTTGGGCAGCAATCACAGATACCAAAAGAGCCTATTCGTTTGAACCAATTCCAGATACCGATTTAACTCCAGAAGAACAGAAAAATATCATTGGCGTTCAAGGTGCTTTGTGGAGTGAATATTTAGATCGTCCTGCAAGAATTATGGAATATCAAAGTTATCCGAGAATCAGCGCACTGTCTGAAATTGGATGGTCTAAAAAAGAAGATAAAAACTGGGATGATTTTTATGGAAGATTAACCAATAGCCATTTAAAAAGATTGGCTGAAATGGGAATTGCTTTTAGGGATTTTCCTCCAACAGCGATTTATAAAAACGGAACAATTACCGTAACGCCACCTTATGAAGGTGCCGTTGTACGATTTGATAAAGATGGAAATGAGCCAACAAGACAATCGCCTTTGTATACAGGGCCAATTCAAACGAAGGATTACGAACGCTATATGTCCAGAGTATTTTTTAATGAATATTCGGCAAGTCCTGCAGTGAAAGCTGAAAAATTGCCTGTAGCCAATTGGAATACTTCAAAAGCAGAAGTTTTGACTATTTCTGAAAATATATCAGATCATGTAGATAAAAAAGGCATTTGGTATTTAAGTTTTAATCCGACAGATGATGGAGCAAATGGAACAATCAAAAATGTTTCGCTTTTTGAAAATGATAAATTAGTGCAGACTTATGCAGACGAAAAAGCACTAAAATCAAAACCTCGATTGAGATTTTTAATTGATAATTACAAAGAAAAAAACACTTACAGATTAGATTTTACAGTCGAAAATAAAGAAGAGAAAAAATCTGCAGCAAATGTAAAATTCATCTGTTCGCCTTATCAGGAACCAGAAGTAAAAGTAACTTCTTCGATGGCAGAAAATCCGAAGTTTCCAATTTCGAATCTGCAAGATTATAATGAAGAATCGTACTTGCGTACCGATGTGGCCTGCAAAGATGGCGACTGGATTTTGTATACCTTTACTAATCCTGTAACCTCTTCTAAAATAGATGTTTTAACTGGAATTCCGCATCACCCAAGATTTATCATTAACAATGGTTTTGTGGAGTTTTCATACAATGGAACTGATTTCATAAAAGGTGCTGATTTTGATTACGGAAACGCATCCATTTATCCGAAACAGCCTGTAAAAGCCGTTAGAATACAAATTACAGGAACCAATAATGATCCTTTGATGGCAAGTCAGGACTTAAAAATTAATCCATAG
- a CDS encoding glycoside hydrolase family 10 protein, protein MKSLKIMILVLLIQTKIFSQQSPKREMRAAWISTVENIDWPSKPGLSDKEMKNEMIAILDNLRSYNMNTVIFQIRPTADAYYKSTKEPASHWITGTQGVAPGFDPLQMMIDEAGKRGMNVHVWLNPYRVQKDTVRDVLSKNHLYFKRPDLFLTYGKTRYFNPGLQETRNFVASVVGEIVRKYDIQAVHMDDYFYPYKIEGQEFPDDKAFAKEPRQFKDKDDWRRDNVDLIIKQIRDTIIANKPEVEFGISPFGVWRNIAKDSQGSNTRAGATNYDDLYANILKWQKENWIDYVTPQIYWHIGFDRANFEVLAKWWAEHKYGANVYVGHGDYKISTTAKEPEWRSPDQIVKQIEMIRKMPQIDGSMHFTASNFLKKGDTLRKPLLQKEYKYIALTPEANRITRLKPEPPTNAVIAKKGNNAVLTWKAALNDKKYVIYKFPKGRITDFSNPQNIYYVTTAVKLEVTNADLENYVYAITALSQTQTESSPIEFLAK, encoded by the coding sequence ATGAAAAGTCTAAAAATTATGATTTTGGTATTGCTGATTCAGACCAAAATTTTCAGTCAGCAATCGCCAAAAAGAGAAATGCGAGCCGCTTGGATTTCTACCGTAGAAAATATCGACTGGCCTTCTAAACCAGGATTATCAGATAAAGAAATGAAGAACGAAATGATTGCCATTCTGGATAATCTACGTTCTTACAATATGAATACTGTAATTTTTCAGATTCGTCCAACTGCCGATGCCTATTACAAATCGACTAAAGAACCAGCATCGCATTGGATAACAGGAACGCAAGGCGTTGCACCAGGTTTCGATCCGTTGCAAATGATGATTGACGAAGCAGGAAAACGCGGAATGAACGTTCACGTTTGGCTTAATCCATATCGTGTTCAGAAAGACACCGTTAGAGATGTGCTTTCAAAAAATCATTTATATTTTAAAAGACCAGACCTTTTTCTGACGTACGGAAAAACGAGATATTTTAATCCAGGTTTGCAAGAAACCAGAAATTTCGTTGCTTCTGTTGTAGGCGAGATTGTTCGTAAATACGATATTCAGGCTGTGCATATGGATGATTATTTTTATCCGTATAAAATTGAAGGGCAGGAGTTTCCAGATGATAAGGCATTTGCCAAAGAACCACGTCAGTTTAAAGATAAAGACGATTGGCGAAGAGACAATGTGGATTTAATCATCAAACAAATCAGAGATACGATTATTGCCAATAAACCAGAAGTCGAGTTCGGAATTTCGCCTTTTGGAGTATGGAGAAATATTGCCAAAGATTCGCAAGGTTCTAATACAAGAGCCGGAGCAACCAATTATGATGATTTGTATGCGAATATCTTAAAATGGCAAAAAGAAAACTGGATCGATTATGTAACGCCTCAAATCTATTGGCACATTGGTTTTGACAGAGCCAATTTTGAAGTTCTGGCAAAATGGTGGGCAGAACATAAGTATGGAGCAAATGTTTACGTTGGCCATGGTGATTATAAAATTTCAACTACCGCCAAAGAACCAGAATGGAGAAGTCCAGACCAGATTGTAAAACAGATTGAAATGATTCGTAAAATGCCTCAAATTGACGGTTCTATGCATTTTACTGCTTCGAATTTTCTAAAAAAAGGAGATACTCTTAGAAAACCTCTTCTTCAAAAAGAATACAAATACATCGCTCTAACTCCCGAAGCCAATAGAATTACAAGATTAAAGCCAGAACCGCCAACAAATGCAGTAATTGCGAAAAAAGGCAATAATGCAGTTTTAACTTGGAAAGCAGCATTAAACGATAAAAAATATGTAATCTACAAATTCCCAAAAGGAAGAATAACCGATTTCTCAAATCCTCAGAATATTTATTATGTGACAACGGCTGTAAAACTAGAAGTTACGAATGCCGATTTGGAAAACTACGTTTATGCGATCACCGCTCTGAGTCAGACCCAGACGGAAAGCAGTCCGATTGAATTTTTAGCAAAATAA
- a CDS encoding PQQ-binding-like beta-propeller repeat protein produces the protein MKNLFLRILLLFVIVSGFSQNAGKSENIKFVQLTDLHVSVGNDNDFLLQNIVKEINNSDFEFAVVTGDLTNRGADDELKQVHSILSQLKIPYYVISGNHETNWSESAGLTYKKIFGEDRFVFSKGDYVFIGFPCGPYMKMGDGFVKHEDVLWLDKTLKESLKNNNKKVLNFAHYPLDNSVSNYKEVLSVLEKYPTVATFCGHGHTLKKYDFSGLSGIMGTSITSLDGKTKSYNQVIISKDSISIYQKEIDKPGVFKFSVPSKPSKIEIPKDSVTMQTPFIKDIASIYSLPAFDKKNLYFTNSIGEIKSVNLKSKSVNWKTETGNSIYFSPIIVKNNLVIGTIEGNLLGFDTQSGKQKWTIPVGGVLVGSPIAENNKIYTASSTAFVCADAVSGKVIWQSNLPASYSQGTPLIQDNKVIFGVWDSYVYCLDKNTGKLIWKWNNGNDKQILYSAGNVNMVASKNRLYFVTPQRFLTILDIETGKTLLRTSKWKIRESMGKSQDGKWFYGKTMDGELVRVPLNDTIELTEENVVSQSKVLDLKWGYEHNPAAILEKNNKIYLGSRKGEVVIVDATKFEIIKQINLGSSSINGFTVDDKGQVWASLIEGGIYLLE, from the coding sequence ATGAAAAATCTATTTTTAAGAATATTATTGCTTTTTGTAATAGTTTCTGGGTTCTCTCAAAATGCAGGAAAATCAGAAAATATCAAATTTGTACAGCTAACTGATTTGCACGTTTCAGTAGGAAATGACAATGACTTTTTATTACAGAATATTGTAAAAGAAATCAACAATTCAGATTTTGAATTTGCGGTTGTAACCGGAGATTTAACCAATCGCGGTGCCGATGATGAGTTAAAGCAAGTTCATTCTATCCTTTCTCAACTGAAAATTCCATATTATGTAATTTCTGGAAATCATGAAACGAACTGGAGTGAAAGCGCCGGTTTGACGTATAAAAAAATCTTTGGCGAGGATAGATTCGTATTTTCAAAAGGTGATTATGTCTTTATAGGCTTTCCGTGCGGACCTTACATGAAAATGGGAGATGGTTTTGTAAAACATGAAGATGTGCTTTGGCTTGATAAAACTTTAAAAGAAAGTCTTAAAAACAACAATAAAAAAGTGTTGAATTTTGCTCATTATCCGTTAGATAATAGCGTGAGCAATTATAAAGAAGTGCTTTCTGTTTTAGAAAAATATCCAACTGTTGCCACTTTTTGCGGTCACGGACACACTTTAAAAAAATATGATTTCTCTGGTTTGAGCGGTATAATGGGAACTTCGATAACTTCGCTTGACGGAAAAACAAAAAGTTATAATCAAGTAATTATCAGCAAAGACAGTATCAGTATCTATCAGAAAGAAATTGATAAACCGGGAGTTTTTAAATTTTCGGTGCCATCAAAACCTTCCAAAATTGAAATTCCGAAAGATAGTGTAACGATGCAAACTCCTTTTATAAAAGATATTGCCTCTATTTACAGCCTTCCGGCATTCGATAAAAAGAATCTATATTTTACGAATTCAATAGGTGAAATAAAATCGGTTAACCTAAAAAGTAAAAGTGTAAACTGGAAAACGGAAACAGGAAATTCAATTTATTTTTCACCAATAATTGTAAAAAACAATTTGGTTATAGGAACTATTGAAGGAAATCTATTAGGTTTTGATACTCAATCAGGAAAACAAAAATGGACAATTCCTGTTGGTGGTGTTTTAGTAGGTTCGCCAATTGCTGAAAACAATAAAATTTATACGGCGAGTTCTACGGCATTTGTTTGTGCAGACGCTGTAAGTGGTAAAGTCATTTGGCAGAGCAATTTACCAGCTTCTTATTCGCAGGGAACTCCGTTAATACAAGACAATAAAGTAATTTTTGGAGTGTGGGACTCGTATGTGTATTGTTTGGATAAAAATACAGGAAAACTGATCTGGAAATGGAACAATGGCAACGATAAACAAATTTTATATTCTGCTGGAAATGTCAATATGGTTGCATCAAAAAACAGACTTTATTTTGTTACGCCTCAACGTTTCTTAACCATTTTAGATATTGAAACGGGTAAAACGCTTTTAAGAACTTCGAAGTGGAAAATTAGAGAATCAATGGGTAAAAGCCAAGACGGAAAATGGTTTTATGGCAAAACAATGGATGGCGAACTGGTAAGAGTGCCACTTAATGATACTATTGAATTGACTGAAGAAAATGTTGTAAGCCAAAGCAAAGTCTTGGATTTAAAATGGGGATATGAACACAATCCTGCAGCAATATTAGAAAAAAACAATAAAATATATTTAGGAAGCCGAAAAGGCGAAGTTGTAATTGTTGATGCCACAAAATTTGAAATCATCAAACAAATTAACTTAGGAAGTTCAAGTATAAATGGCTTTACTGTTGATGATAAAGGACAAGTTTGGGCATCTTTAATAGAAGGCGGAATTTATTTATTGGAATAG
- a CDS encoding alpha/beta hydrolase, with translation MIVLIDPTFKYETYVVKELVPFIDKQYRTIADRKARAISGLSMGGDGALYLSFRHQDVFGAAGSMSGGVDFRPFPENWDIKKRLGPITEFPENWNKNTVTNMLDLVKDNKLKLIIDCGVDDFFMKVNRELHAKMLDLKINHDYIERPGEHNLKYWENSLKYQLLFFYNYFNDAEKMQ, from the coding sequence TTGATAGTCCTAATAGATCCGACTTTCAAATATGAAACTTATGTCGTAAAAGAACTAGTTCCGTTTATTGATAAACAATACAGAACAATTGCAGACCGTAAAGCAAGAGCTATTTCAGGTTTGAGCATGGGCGGAGATGGTGCTTTGTATCTCTCATTCAGACATCAAGATGTATTTGGTGCGGCAGGAAGCATGAGCGGAGGCGTAGATTTTCGTCCGTTTCCTGAAAATTGGGATATCAAAAAACGATTAGGTCCAATTACAGAATTTCCAGAAAATTGGAACAAGAACACCGTTACGAATATGTTAGACTTGGTAAAAGACAATAAACTTAAACTGATTATTGACTGTGGAGTTGATGATTTCTTTATGAAAGTAAACAGAGAACTTCACGCAAAAATGTTAGACCTAAAGATAAATCACGATTATATAGAACGTCCAGGCGAACATAATTTAAAATATTGGGAGAATTCCTTAAAATATCAGCTGCTGTTTTTTTACAATTATTTTAATGATGCTGAAAAAATGCAGTAA
- a CDS encoding alpha/beta hydrolase-fold protein, which yields MKKTIYSILLLLFIFTAKAAKVDTLQVFSASMQKNIKTCVVVPDNYKKSKKAFPVVYLLHGYSGNYRSWAKDFKELGKQVDQYGFIVVGVDGNYSSWYFDSPNRSDFQI from the coding sequence ATGAAAAAAACAATTTATTCAATCTTACTGCTGCTTTTCATTTTTACAGCCAAAGCGGCTAAGGTTGATACTTTACAGGTTTTTAGTGCTTCGATGCAGAAGAATATTAAAACTTGCGTTGTAGTTCCAGACAATTATAAAAAGAGCAAGAAGGCATTTCCGGTTGTTTATCTGCTTCATGGCTATAGCGGAAATTATAGATCTTGGGCAAAAGATTTTAAAGAACTCGGAAAGCAAGTTGATCAGTATGGTTTTATAGTGGTTGGTGTAGACGGGAATTATTCAAGCTGGTATTTTGATAGTCCTAATAGATCCGACTTTCAAATATGA
- a CDS encoding FAD-binding and (Fe-S)-binding domain-containing protein encodes MSDSLQLQELETSLEGTLFYDDLHKKIYATDASAYRIMPLAVAIPKSENDIRNIIRFASKNKISITPRTAGTSLAGQTIGSGIIVDVSKHFNKIVSFDPKKKTITVQPGVIRDELNLYLKPHGLFFAPTTSTTNRCMIGGMVGNNSSGTTSIRYGVTRDKIVEIKAVLSDGTTAIFKDLTSEEFIEKTKGDSLENKIYKTIYEELSNKENQEEILREFPKPEIHRRNTGYAIDVLLKSKLFSGTEDTINLGKLLCGSEGTLAFTTEITLKVDDLPPVNNIMVVAHFHTIQESLEAVVTAMKHHLYTCEMMDDTILDCTKTNREQAKNRFFIVGEPKAVIMLEVGSHISMEDAELQADALIKDLENNGFGYALPKIYGTDIDKVNEVRKAGLGLLGSIVGDDKAADSIEDTAVELSDLPNYIADFAAMMERHGQSAIYYAHAGAGELHLRPKINLKTKEGLHQFRNLSTEVAHLVKKYRGSLSGEHGDGILRGEFLPFMIGDKNYELLKRVKKAFDPNTILNVGKIVNASKMDENLRFEAGRVEPEIKTIQDFSDSLGVLRAAEKCNGSGDCRKMPSAGGTLCPSYRATRNEKDTTRARANALREYLTNSEKENKFDHEELYKVFELCVSCKACASECPSNVDVATLKAEFLYQYQKANGFSFRNKIFAFNSKLNELGSIAPSITNWASNLSFVKKRMGIAPERQVPLLAPKTFRKWYEKNKKRNTNSSFENGNVYLFCDEFTNYYDVSVGIDAYELLTELGYRVIVIDHEESGRAFISKGFLEEAQEIANKNVNTFKNIISENTPLIGLEPSAILTFRDEYIRLAADKESAEKLAKNTFTVEEFFKREISNGKIHADQFSEKEKNIKIHGHCHQKSLSSVEASFAMLNVPKNNTVTIYNSGCCGMAGSFGYEKEHYEISMKMGEDTLFPKIRATEQSTEIAAAGTSCRHQIFDGTSRKALHPVTILKDCLK; translated from the coding sequence ATGTCCGATTCTCTCCAACTACAAGAATTAGAAACTTCACTAGAAGGAACTCTTTTTTATGATGACCTTCATAAAAAAATATATGCCACAGATGCCTCTGCCTATAGAATTATGCCGCTTGCCGTGGCTATTCCAAAATCAGAAAATGATATTAGAAATATTATTCGGTTTGCTTCAAAAAATAAAATTTCTATAACGCCACGAACGGCAGGAACTTCACTTGCAGGTCAAACTATCGGAAGCGGAATTATTGTCGATGTTTCTAAACATTTTAATAAAATTGTTTCTTTTGATCCTAAAAAGAAAACCATAACGGTTCAGCCTGGAGTAATTCGCGATGAACTGAATTTGTATTTAAAACCCCACGGACTGTTTTTTGCGCCAACGACATCAACAACCAATAGATGCATGATTGGCGGAATGGTCGGAAACAATTCGTCAGGGACAACTTCGATTCGTTACGGTGTTACCCGAGATAAAATTGTAGAAATAAAAGCCGTTTTAAGTGACGGAACTACCGCAATATTTAAAGATTTAACTTCTGAAGAGTTTATCGAGAAAACCAAAGGAGATTCTTTAGAAAATAAAATTTACAAAACCATTTACGAAGAACTTTCGAACAAAGAAAACCAAGAAGAAATCTTAAGAGAATTTCCAAAACCAGAAATTCATAGACGAAATACCGGTTATGCGATTGATGTTCTGCTAAAATCAAAACTTTTTTCGGGAACAGAGGATACGATCAATTTAGGAAAACTCCTTTGCGGAAGTGAAGGGACTTTGGCGTTTACGACAGAAATTACTTTAAAGGTAGACGACTTGCCACCAGTAAACAATATTATGGTTGTGGCGCATTTTCATACCATTCAAGAAAGTTTAGAAGCTGTCGTTACTGCAATGAAACATCATTTGTACACTTGCGAAATGATGGACGATACGATTTTAGACTGTACCAAAACCAATAGAGAACAAGCTAAAAACCGATTTTTTATTGTAGGTGAACCAAAAGCAGTTATTATGCTAGAAGTAGGATCGCACATTAGTATGGAAGATGCCGAACTGCAAGCTGATGCATTAATTAAAGATCTTGAAAATAATGGCTTCGGATATGCCTTGCCAAAAATTTACGGAACAGATATAGACAAAGTAAATGAGGTAAGAAAAGCAGGTCTTGGACTTTTAGGAAGTATTGTGGGAGACGATAAAGCAGCAGATTCTATTGAAGATACAGCGGTTGAATTGAGCGATCTGCCCAATTATATTGCCGATTTTGCGGCGATGATGGAAAGGCACGGACAAAGTGCCATTTACTACGCACATGCTGGAGCGGGAGAGCTACATTTGCGTCCGAAGATAAATTTGAAAACGAAGGAAGGATTACATCAGTTTAGAAATTTATCTACTGAAGTAGCTCATTTGGTAAAAAAATACAGAGGTTCGTTAAGCGGTGAACATGGCGACGGAATTCTACGTGGAGAATTCTTGCCGTTTATGATTGGCGATAAAAATTACGAATTGCTAAAACGAGTAAAAAAAGCGTTTGATCCGAACACGATTTTGAATGTTGGGAAAATTGTAAACGCTTCGAAAATGGATGAAAATCTTCGTTTTGAAGCGGGACGAGTAGAGCCTGAAATAAAAACGATTCAGGATTTCTCGGATAGTTTAGGGGTTTTACGTGCCGCCGAAAAATGCAATGGTTCTGGCGATTGCAGAAAAATGCCATCAGCAGGCGGAACTTTATGTCCGAGTTATCGTGCTACAAGAAATGAAAAAGATACTACGCGAGCACGTGCCAATGCTTTACGCGAATATCTAACAAATTCGGAAAAAGAAAATAAATTCGATCACGAAGAATTATACAAGGTTTTTGAATTGTGTGTAAGCTGTAAAGCCTGCGCCAGCGAGTGTCCAAGTAATGTTGATGTAGCAACTTTAAAAGCTGAATTTTTATACCAATATCAAAAAGCAAACGGATTTTCTTTCCGAAATAAAATATTTGCTTTCAATTCGAAATTGAATGAATTGGGAAGTATTGCACCATCAATTACCAATTGGGCTTCTAATCTTTCATTCGTTAAAAAACGCATGGGAATTGCACCTGAAAGACAAGTGCCTTTATTGGCTCCAAAAACATTTAGAAAATGGTATGAAAAGAACAAAAAACGTAACACAAACAGTTCTTTTGAGAATGGCAATGTTTATCTTTTTTGTGATGAATTTACTAATTATTATGATGTTTCAGTCGGAATCGATGCCTACGAACTCTTAACAGAATTAGGCTATAGAGTAATTGTAATTGATCATGAGGAAAGCGGAAGAGCTTTTATCTCAAAAGGCTTTTTGGAAGAAGCGCAGGAAATTGCCAATAAAAATGTCAATACTTTTAAAAATATAATTTCTGAAAACACACCTTTAATAGGTCTTGAGCCTTCGGCAATATTGACTTTCAGAGATGAATATATCCGATTGGCTGCTGATAAGGAAAGTGCTGAAAAATTAGCTAAAAACACCTTTACAGTCGAAGAGTTTTTCAAAAGAGAAATTTCAAACGGAAAAATTCACGCAGATCAATTTTCTGAAAAAGAGAAAAATATCAAAATTCATGGACATTGTCATCAAAAATCATTGAGCTCAGTTGAAGCTTCTTTTGCGATGCTGAATGTTCCAAAAAATAATACGGTTACAATTTATAATTCTGGTTGTTGCGGAATGGCAGGTTCATTTGGTTACGAGAAAGAACATTACGAAATCAGTATGAAGATGGGAGAAGATACTTTGTTTCCGAAAATCAGGGCAACAGAGCAATCAACAGAAATTGCAGCAGCAGGAACCAGCTGCCGCCATCAGATTTTTGACGGAACCAGCAGAAAAGCTTTGCATCCTGTGACTATTTTAAAAGATTGTCTGAAATAG